The Stigmatopora argus isolate UIUO_Sarg chromosome 1, RoL_Sarg_1.0, whole genome shotgun sequence genome segment tcagaaccgggcccagaggaTGACTTTCCCAGGGAatgtcatacaattgaaatattatttaggaatatagccatattttactcacccaaaatcctttttaagtgtacacaatatccatcctcctttctttcttccttcttttctttcgccatcgaagctaatgctgaaagccgaacctgtcctgtcgtatttctggcttagtccgtcttgaaaatggctttaaatcaacacaacaatatatttgcttgtggagctcgctccagatacagtttgttagctctggctagtccactctatcactagccaatcatagttggtgaaagcgatgacgtatccctacgcctgcgagaaggcattgtggtgttgccaactcgaaatctgattggttaaagcaacagtcttatcgatgcttgtttaatgcagcagagcctgcagaactcattgtgaaggccttgaggcagatttctaaccctggcaacaaataatggcttaaatatgattggttaaatgcttcaatatgaaaacacacatctggaagcagtgcaaccagggggaaaagcaatgaaaggaagctaacagacaatttggaattatttaataactattgatggacaaaatataatatatgattcatatatttcttaggccagcagagaaggccttgaaggccctgacggcacaccactgatatattgTATCTCAGGTGTGCCTaactctggtcctcaagggccgctatCCAGTCTgatttccatgtctccctccaccaacacacctcaatcaaatgaccaactcatcagcaagctgtccagaaatgTGAttacgatcctgattatttgattcaggtgttttggtggagggagacatggaaaacactggataggggccctcgaggaccaaaGTTGGCCACCCCTTTTCTATGTGATGGTCCTGCACTTGGTAGATGAATCTGCACTGGTTCCATTTACTGTACATATAACATGTTTGTAGTAGGAGTCATTCAAAACAACACACCCTCTTTTATTAAGTTCATTTTGAGGTTTTCATGCAACTCATTGGATTGGGCAAAATCACACCAAAATACCCGACAGGACTGTTCATGttttcaatgtaaataaaagcaaaatagaGAGCATTCAGTTCTTCTGTCAATTGgaaagtcacacacacacacacatacacaatcaATTATTAGCAGCTCAATTATTCAGAAAGAGGATTATTCTAACCCATAGATGTTTTATTTGAAGGTGTTTTTGTAAGATTTCACAAAATCTGCAGTCGAGAATGAATTCTAATAGGTCCAGATTGTTCACTAAGGTAACCATTTCCTGGCTGCACAGTTAAACCAGTTTTAACATTGGACACTGAACTTCAGTAAGAGctcttcatacatgaaacaatGAAAATGTTGAAGCTTAAATGACTCATCAAATATACAACCAACGACGCACTTGTGGTACTTCAAGATAACGTGGggaacaaaaatacattgtttaagTGGTGTTATCTGGTACTTCCATGGTTTGGTTCCTTCAAGCATTTTTGGTCAGAAGAGGGCGTCGTTGTTGATAACTTTTTGCCCAACCTTGAACAACCtaacaaaagagaaaacatgGTTAATCCCTATTTACATTTTAGCACAATATTTACAGCCCAAAAACTGAAGTGTTCTTTCACTAACAAACAAATGTAGAAATCGGAAATGTTTTAGTAGTAGTTTTGGTAGTGTCattgccacagtgccgacgtgacgttcctaatGGTGTGTTGGGGACTCGGCTCTCTGACCatcggtttccatattttagctcacagagccacatatggctcctgagccatacgtacccatcaaaagagccacatatggctcccgagccataggttccctacccgtGTTAGAGGAACTAAGCTGTGAGAAGAAAAATATCACCATGTCCACAGCACAGCACATATGAAGCAAGAAAGGAAAaccacagatttaaaaaaagacaaatgtatTAGTTGACGTGTGCATTTAAACACAACATACAAGTGGAAAATATAAGTTTGTCTTACTCTGGTATCGTCTTCTCGCCAAAGCATCTCTTGTTCAGCTTCATTCACCTCTTCAGATGGGTCATATGAGTAGATTGGTAGCAGCTGATGGCGGAGTCTGTCAAGTCTGGGAAGACAGCATTCCACAGAAAGATGTAGTTTTAGATGGGAGGAAAGTTAAAACGAGTTGAGGTTTAATCTAAAACCTGAAATTATATCTTCACCTTTGTTTTTTGCGGATGTACAAGATCTGAAAACACAACCCACAGATATAAATAAGTTGTTACTCAGCATTGTCTTTATTGCCATTACAGTAATATGTCAGACATGATGGTGGTACTTATAGaattttgtgcgtgtgtgttttacTGCATTTCATTTGGGAACTTACCACTGCTACAGCTATTccgatgatggtgatgatgatgaatggAATCAACACATATCCAACCGCCACATCCCCATTAATGATGGGTGATGGGGTGGTACTATTCATTGCATATAATCGGCCCAAAGGGTAAAAGGGTGGGCTGCTTATGCAGGACCTCTACAGAAAACAGCAATTCCCCTCCCAGGGAGACATGCACTGTGCAGTGGCTTTCTCCTCAAACTGGCCCCTTGCTGATCAGGCCTCATCCTTTTCCTTTTCATCCATGTGACTCCCATATGATATCACTGCTCCTCCTTTACAAGACAAACCCCACAGGGCAGTAAAAGTATACAGTGAATGGTTAAGTCATGTAAACATACATTGTAATTGACATCAGATCATAATGGAGCGAAGATAAATAAGATAGTTGCATGTTGATTGTAAAAGTTAAATACTAAATGTCAGCACCGTTTAGTTGCGTTGAAAAATGAAACGAGATAACCTATTCAAATCGAGTTTTGGAACGGGGTTTTCAAAAGAGTTTTCTC includes the following:
- the smim29 gene encoding small integral membrane protein 29; the encoded protein is MNSTTPSPIINGDVAVGYVLIPFIIITIIGIAVAVILYIRKKQRLDRLRHQLLPIYSYDPSEEVNEAEQEMLWREDDTRVVQGWAKSYQQRRPLLTKNA